The following proteins are encoded in a genomic region of Glycine soja cultivar W05 chromosome 17, ASM419377v2, whole genome shotgun sequence:
- the LOC114391973 gene encoding triose phosphate/phosphate translocator, non-green plastid, chloroplastic-like isoform X2: MPEQPPCRRAAPATLCSILWILFNIYFNIYNKQVLKVYHFPLTVSTLQFAVGSLFVAFMWSFNLYKRPKVSGAQLAAILPLALVHTLGNLFTNMSLGQVAVSFTHTIKAMEPFFSVLLSAMFLGEAPTAWVVGSLVPIVGGVALASATEASFNWAGFWSAMASNLTNQSRNVLSKKVMVNKEESMDNITLFSIITVMSFLLSVPVTLLMEGVKFTPAYLQSAGLNVNEVYIRSLLAALCFHAYQQVSYMILQKVSPVTHSVGNCVKRVVVIVSSVIFFQTPVSPINALGTAIALAGVFLYSRVKRLKPKTT; this comes from the exons ATGCCAGAGCAACCTCCGTGCCGGAGAGCAGCGCCGGCAACACTCTGCTCAATA CTCTGGATCCTCTTCAACATCTACTTCAACATCTACAACAAACAGGTCTTAAAGGTCTACCATTTCCCTTTAACCGTAAGCACCCTTCAGTTCGCTGTGGGGTCTCTCTTCGTAGCATTCATGTGGAGTTTCAATCTCTATAAGAGACCTAAAGTTAGTGGCGCCCAG CTTGCAGCGATATTGCCACTGGCTCTAGTACATACTTTAGGGAACCTTTTCACCAACATGAGTCTCGGACAGGTTGCTGTGTCTTTCACTCACACTATAAAAGCGATGGAGCCTTTTTTTTCAGTGCTCCTTTCTGCTATGTTCCTTGGAGAG GCGCCTACTGCATGGGTTGTTGGTTCCCTTGTGCCTATTGTTGGTGGGGTGGCGTTAGCGTCTGCTACCGAGGCCTCTTTCAATTG GGCTGGATTTTGGAGTGCAATGGCTTCCAATTTGACTAATCAATCTCGTAATGTTCTTAGCAAAAAAGTCATGGTTAACAAGGAG GAATCTATGGACAACATAACCCTCTTCTCAATAATAACGGTTATGTCATTCTTGTTATCAGTACCTGTAACTTTGTTGATGGAGGGTGTCAAATTTACCCCTGCTTACCTGCAATCTGCT GGATTAAATGTTAACGAAGTGTACATCAGATCACTTCTTGCTGCACTATGTTTCCATGCATATCAGCAA GTTTCTTATATGATACTGCAGAAGGTGTCACCTGTTACCCACTCTGTAGGAAATTGTGTGAAAAGGGTTGTGGTCATCGTGAGCTCTGTCATCTTCTTCCAAACACCAGTATCACCAATTAACGCATTGG GGACTGCTATAGCTCTTGCTGGTGTTTTCTTGTATTCCAGGGTGAAGCGACTTAAGCCAAAGACAACTTAA
- the LOC114391973 gene encoding triose phosphate/phosphate translocator, non-green plastid, chloroplastic-like isoform X1 produces the protein MQSTVFSLSPSLSLPKQPLKRSVSVSTSKLNVILTPSSFPCQPCSLAYSPSFKLAPSHFHPFHARATSVPESSAGNTLLNTLELGALFGLWILFNIYFNIYNKQVLKVYHFPLTVSTLQFAVGSLFVAFMWSFNLYKRPKVSGAQLAAILPLALVHTLGNLFTNMSLGQVAVSFTHTIKAMEPFFSVLLSAMFLGEAPTAWVVGSLVPIVGGVALASATEASFNWAGFWSAMASNLTNQSRNVLSKKVMVNKEESMDNITLFSIITVMSFLLSVPVTLLMEGVKFTPAYLQSAGLNVNEVYIRSLLAALCFHAYQQVSYMILQKVSPVTHSVGNCVKRVVVIVSSVIFFQTPVSPINALGTAIALAGVFLYSRVKRLKPKTT, from the exons ATGCAGAGCACAGTTTTCTCTCTCTCCCCTTCCCTCTCTCTCCCAAAACAACCTCTCAAACGCTCTGTCTCTGTTTCCACTTCCAAACTCAACGTCATTCTCACTCCCTCTTCATTCCCATGTCAACCATGTTCTCTTGCTTATTCTCCATCTTTCAAACTCGCTCCCTCACACTTTCACCCCTTCCATGCCAGAGCAACCTCCGTGCCGGAGAGCAGCGCCGGCAACACTCTGCTCAATACTCTGGAACTTGGAGCCCTGTTTGGGCTCTGGATCCTCTTCAACATCTACTTCAACATCTACAACAAACAGGTCTTAAAGGTCTACCATTTCCCTTTAACCGTAAGCACCCTTCAGTTCGCTGTGGGGTCTCTCTTCGTAGCATTCATGTGGAGTTTCAATCTCTATAAGAGACCTAAAGTTAGTGGCGCCCAG CTTGCAGCGATATTGCCACTGGCTCTAGTACATACTTTAGGGAACCTTTTCACCAACATGAGTCTCGGACAGGTTGCTGTGTCTTTCACTCACACTATAAAAGCGATGGAGCCTTTTTTTTCAGTGCTCCTTTCTGCTATGTTCCTTGGAGAG GCGCCTACTGCATGGGTTGTTGGTTCCCTTGTGCCTATTGTTGGTGGGGTGGCGTTAGCGTCTGCTACCGAGGCCTCTTTCAATTG GGCTGGATTTTGGAGTGCAATGGCTTCCAATTTGACTAATCAATCTCGTAATGTTCTTAGCAAAAAAGTCATGGTTAACAAGGAG GAATCTATGGACAACATAACCCTCTTCTCAATAATAACGGTTATGTCATTCTTGTTATCAGTACCTGTAACTTTGTTGATGGAGGGTGTCAAATTTACCCCTGCTTACCTGCAATCTGCT GGATTAAATGTTAACGAAGTGTACATCAGATCACTTCTTGCTGCACTATGTTTCCATGCATATCAGCAA GTTTCTTATATGATACTGCAGAAGGTGTCACCTGTTACCCACTCTGTAGGAAATTGTGTGAAAAGGGTTGTGGTCATCGTGAGCTCTGTCATCTTCTTCCAAACACCAGTATCACCAATTAACGCATTGG GGACTGCTATAGCTCTTGCTGGTGTTTTCTTGTATTCCAGGGTGAAGCGACTTAAGCCAAAGACAACTTAA